TGGACCTCGTCATCATTCGTGAGCAGACCGAGGGGGAGTACAGCTCCCTGGAGCACGAGGTAAACAGTTCcccttaagtctactgctgccAGACAATCTGAAAAATTCTAACAGAAAGACTGGATTTAATATCTGTCATAAAATTTTTGATTCCTCTATttcaatgttttagttttcttttctctttcaccAATTAAAACCATCACCGTGTAACTGTTCGTAGAGTGTGCCCGGTGTGATCGAATGTTTGAAGATCATCACCAGAGAGAAGTCACGACGCATCGCCAAGTTTGCCTTTGACTACGCCACTAAGACAGGTCGAAGCAAGGTCACAGCAGTTCACAAAGCAAACATCATGTGAGGGCATCTTTAGgacaaattaattcaaaattggAATTAATTTCTTTGTCTGTTGATTATTCAAACTTTGTCAATTGCAGTGATAATTTGTGCCACACTTATAGCAATGTCCATCCTTTTCTGTTGTGTTATTCCAGGAAACTAGGCGATGGGCTGTTTCTGCAGAGTTGTGCAGAGGTGGCGGAACTTTACCCCAAAATCAAACATGAGAACATAATCATCGATAACTGTTGCATGCAGGTATTTACAGCCTTAATATTTCACCCTGCTGTTTTTATGTGCGTTATTTCTCTCTACCTCGCCACACTACAGTATTGCCATGGTCTTTGgtgttgtattttctttcattttttttcaactttaatttAAGATTTACTTGTTTCATTCTTACAGCTGGTTCAGAACCCCTACCAGTTTGACGTACTGGTCATGCCCAACCTGTATGGAAATATCATCGATAACTTGGCAGCAGGACTGGTTGGAGGAGCCGGAGTCGTTCCAGGGGAAAGTTACAGTGCAGAATATGCTGTTTTTGAAACTGTGAGTTTCTTGAATAAATCAATTCCTTCTGTTTGAGTCAAAGTTCAGTGAGTCTGTGACGCGTCTGTCACATACACTGTAAGGGCAGAAGCTAAACATTCAAGAGTTAAAGTAACAAATTAACCTGCGCTGTTTTTAGATCAATTAAATTCCATCATCAACATAGAAGTAATATGCAGGAAACTATcctaattattttcaaaagcagCGACACACAGAAGTGACACAGGTTCACCTTCATAACAGAAATGCAGCTGGTTTTACGTCGCAAAATATCTAGCAAAAGCAATAGATGAGAGTAAATTTACTGTGGCACGTTTTAGTGACACTATAGACCAAGAGCTGGAGAGATTTGGTGTGAGACACATTCCACATTCTTAGATGAAAAGCTTTCTAAACAATAGATATTATATTTGAATAAACTATATTAACTCTGGTTTAATGAAGGCTCCTAGTGGTGAACCACAAGGTCCTATACTGGGCCCTAAAGATTAAAGTGTAAATGCATAAGTCTAAAGTTGGTGACTGAAAATTTATCTGCTTGttatcaaacttttattttctactcATTTGCTTTGACTCTACAAATCctgaatcaaaaataattatcaaaaatattcattcttGCTTAAGGgtcaaaatttgtttgatgaaagGGGAAAACGTGGCATTAGGGACGGTTTGGATTACTGCATTTTCATTGGTTGCTTCATttcctgccttttttttttcctccagggAGCTCGCCACCCCTTTGCGCAAGCAGTGGGCAGGAACATCGCCAACCCCACAGCAATGCTCCTCAGTGCTGCTAACATGCTGAGGCACCTCAAGTGAGTTTCCTAATCTATTTATGAACAGCCACAGGACACGTTGTTTCCTGGCCTGCCTTTTAACTTTTCCTGTATTCTGCTGCAGTCTGGAGTACCACTCCCAAATGGTGTCAGAAGCTGTCAAGAAAGTCATCAAACAGGGAAAGGTAACAGTTGTTTGTGGTACTCGCTGAGTTTGAAGACTTCATGCTTATTAATGAAACTCATGCTCTTTAAATAACATACTTTTATGCTCCAATTTGCAGGTCAGTAACTGAAAATGTTATCTTTCCAAGCATCCTGTGCATGTAGTATACCATAAGAATCAAATTCCAGTCTATGTTTTGACTGAGCAAgtctgaacagtttttttttcctctgatcaGTTTGTGGTGTAACATTAGCAGTTCTTGGTCTGCAAATTTAACAACCTGACTAACAACTTGTGTGTTGGAGAGCCTTTGATTCACTAACATCTGTGTCAGGCCTGCTGGATTTCTattatgctttatttttctaacatttttattctctgcTGTTCGTAATTATTATCCTCTTTCAGGTCATATTTTCTGTCCATGACCTACAGGTTTAAGATACAAAGTAAAGTGCAAACAAAACACCCATAATGACccaataacacaaaataaagtagtgaataataaaacacataccactaaattaaataaatgttggtgGTGATAATTCATACCtatatagtttgtttttctaacggtataatttagatttaaatatatTGCTTGTTAGACTTGTTTTATAATTactttaatatttgtaaatgtaaattaataacCTCCACAAAAATTGTGCCATTTGGGAAAACAAACTGCAATCGTCTCCAAATATTGAGCTTcatttcttgaaacagaaaCTAAGATGTTACCAGACAAATTGGTCCGtattatttgaaaagaaacagGCCAAGAATCTAACCCTGGGGTGTACCTggattaatcaaaaaaatatatatatgttcagTAAAACATCCTCCAGGTATAATGTGAACAAAACTTGAATTGGCATTAATTTAAATTCACTGAGTGCCTTACTAAAGGCCACAACTTTctacaaaacattacaaaaagtTGGTGAAATACTTTTTCGCGGCCCAATATTTTAGCTGCCCCACATTTGGTCATTAATGTGTGCTGAATGCAAGAAGCATGCTACTGTGACGGGTACAGCATGTTGATACTGACTCCCGACAGCATTGCTCGTATTTGATGCAATTCATTGCAGCTGTGCAACCTCCTCCAACACCAATTCCCACCACCCCAAccagctgtttttttgtgaaactatTGGCAAATATCAAAATCCTTAAAAAGCTGACCTTATGTCATCCGTTTGCTCCTCCGCTTCTTTTCCTGTCACTCCCGTCTGTCCCTGCACCCCGCTGACCTCTGTGTGTCTGTTGTTTGCATACATGTGTTTTGTGCACATCCTAGGTTCGAACACGAGACCTTGGCGGGTACTCTACCACTGGCGACTTTGTGCAAGCAGTAGTGGAGAACCTGCAACACCCACCCACCTAATAAGATCCCACCTTCCTCATGTTGCCTTAAATGTGGACCTTGATCCTAACATGACCTGAAGGCATGTTAAGACTGAAAACCCTCCCCACTTCCGTATTGTGTCCCATATGTGTTACTCTGCTTTGACATTAGTGGCCTCCaatgtttatgtttaatgtATGTGTGATTGAGCCGATGTAAAAGCAGTGATTTGTGACactttgtggaaaaaacaaatacagtttaTGCAGATTTCCATCCcatattttttgtcttctgtttcCTCTCCCTGCCTGCAGTCcctttatcaatcaatcaatcaatcaaattttatttgtatagcacatttcagcagcaaggcatttcaaagtgctttacatcattacaaacacagaatcacaatgcaatatagaatcaatcattaagtcaagttacatcaataaatttgtaattgattacatttcaaatacctCCATAATCACTCTCAACTTTAGCATTTCCATTATTTTGGGTTATATTAATAGGTAAACTTATGTTACAGGTTTAATCTAGTCAGTTCCTTgcgatttttttctaaatggaCATAATCTAAGCTGCTATATAAAGGttgcctctttattattttcccaAGCCTGTGGTagaaaagtctttttattttcagactttattccAGTTTCTAAAGGATTAAAATAAAGGGTTTTTTTGCCACATCATAactatattttaacattttgactttCAGTACTCTGttttttcagttctgtttgAGAATCGGCACAAACacattccaaaataaaatgacaattttagagggtttttttttgtccatctctAATCTACGGTGGTTTAAACattgatattttcatttgtttttacaaacagtATAAAAGCATCAGTTtacactaaatgtttaaaaaataaaaaacattttaattttgattaattagaattagaattcaactttattgtcattgcacgtCACAAgtacaaagcaacaaaatggcAAGAATCTTAGattttgaaatgaaacagaTCTACTTTAGTTCACATGCCATCAAAAGCTTCAAAAGGAGTCAATGTTATGTTATCCAAGCATTTTATTCAAATAGTTTGCACTCAGATGTTCTAAACatagttaaaaaacatttttttaaacttctgaaaTTTGGTATATAAATAGTACGGAGTTTTGATGTGGAAAATGAATAGGAAGCCTTTGAGTGTCGCTACATTCATGGTAACATATGGGATATGTTTGTGCTTTTGTAGACTTTTCACTTAAGGTTTATTCATTATATTGTAGTTTAGAAGGGCAAAACCTCCAGTCAGTAATGAAGGACACATAACTTagtaaaaaagcaacaaccaAATAAAGTTCTAATTGATGTAAGGGAGATACACCTTATGCAAAAATCCATGCTTCCTTCATGTTTCTATTTCTACTGTCATGAGCTACATTTTAACTTTGCCTACTGATAAGAAATCTTTTTGTGAAGCAGCTAGATTATTACATATAATGTCATATCATTACATTATATGTAAagtacacacatatatatacatttatatatactgtatgtctacataaaatgcattattcaTAATGTGCTCTGTTCACAGAAACGTTACAAAAGCTGACTTAATtcactgtatttttattcaggCTATTGGTGCTTCCAACATTTCTACTCTGATGTAATTTTGCCCGATGAAAGCACCATAGGCTGAAGAAAAAGCACTGAATTACTGTCAAGATCCATGGAGACAGCATTCCCCTGATGTAAGATTCCCTTGAGATTTTATTTGTCAGCGTTCTCTGTACAAAAGGCACCTCTCTGGCAGGTGATATGTTTAACGTTCTTAAAATATCACTTccataaaactaatttataagAATACATAACCTTGACTTGTCAACATGTTGACGtataacagaaatgtaaaagcaTAACGAAAAGATATCATGGCATTTCTCCATCAGCACTTGACTAGccatgttttgggtttttttccttaACAGAACTCGCAGAAGAATATATGGATGCACATTCTCATTTTGATGAGTGACAGATTTCAAGTTTATATCTGTCGGCTTGTGTTTGGTGACTGCAGCTTACAACAGAAAAAAGCCCCACATTCAGGTCCTCTGGATGGCAAAGTATCACTAAGAatgattttaaatgcaaaaatgttttgtcgAGGCCTACAGAATCATGGGAAACTGCTGACTTCACTGTAAAACAGCAGAGTCATTGAAACCACACGTAGGGTAAGTCACAAAAGTCCCTCGATAAAGCAGTTAACCACTCATGGTCAGCTGTTTCCAGCTTTGTCAACGgcaagttaagtggaaggaaataaaAGGCTGGCAAGAAATGCACTGCAACGTAGCCCAGAGCAGGGAGATGTACACCACAAATATCTAAGCCAACAGGAACACTTGAAAGGCATTGCTCTGTTTCACAGCTTTGATAGACAGACGCGTTTCCAACTTATCAAAAAATTGAAGAGCGGATGTTTTCCCTGCAGCGACATTTACTCACTCGTCCTGTTCGGCTTGCTCTGTGAGTACAGTTACTGTATCAAAGGCTCTCTGACATGCAGGCCACGACACTGCAACGTGGGcatgtgctgcagcagctgtgcACATGGTAACACGCTGTCCTTATGTTTGCGGTAGGTGCGCACCGGAGACCTGGGGGGCTACTCGACATGTGATGAATTCACCCGGGCCGTCATTGCTAACCTGCCAGTCATAGCTTTGTAAATGCAAATCTGTCAGCTGCtgagacacacgcacacattctgtttttttctttgccttctGTCATGGACTGTGCACTGTCTCGACAATGTactacaaaacacagaaaatctgCACCGTTATGTtcacaaaacattgtttaaagtgacattttgaagaaaaacaataagagTTGCAAGCATACATCATCTACGCCAACCTTTTGCTTtctcaaaactgtaaaattctGCCTAATGGCTTTATTTCAGGTCACTAAGCAGCAGTCAAAACGTGATGGATTTATACATCTGATTATTTATTAACGTCGGTTTTTAGCATATCGCTTCACTTATGGcgaaatgtgaataaaaaatgagATGTAACAGCAAGAGTGTGAAGCAGTCTCATGACTCTTAATGGAAACCTGATGCAGTATTTAGTGGTATTAAAGGTTCATCACAGCCGTGGGTGGCTTTGGTCAGCATGTGTTTCCTTGGAGCAACTAGAACTTAGTTATTCCTCTTTTCCTGACACATGCCGATCAGGTGGAGCTGGAAAGTCTGCCGTGTAGGAGTCATATGAGGATCTTTGTGTTAGTCACATGTGAACTATGGCTGATGTTGCTGTCGCCCAGCAGGATTGCAGAAGTACAATACCGGACAACAAGAGCTGGAGAGATTCACACGGATTACGCTGTACTGTATTGCAAACATATTGATCGCCAGTTTTCAGAATGTCTTCAGTAGTTCATTAAACCTTTTTGCCTACTGAAATAGTAAGACTAACCCAAACTCAACTTAGATAATCAGCTTTTAAAGACTTccttaaatatacttttttctgtatgttttatcACCTGGAAATTACTCATACTGTATAAGTTTGAATCCCGAAAGCTTTTAATAGAAGATGCATTAAACGTAGATTCATACAAAGGGTGTTTTTTAAGGcatttaatgttgttgttttttaccatGGTTTTATTCAGTAAAACACATAGAATATTTGACAATTAGACAACATTTTACTTACTCTTTAGCAAGTATTCATTCATCTAAAGCAGGactgtcaaactccagtcctgcaacttctagatgttcctctgctgcaccacacctgaatagaataattaggtcattaaggctctggagaactgatctacacaaggtggaggtcattaagccatttcattccagtgttttgtacctgtggcacatctaaaaactgcaggacagcggcccttgaggactggagtttgacgccTGTGATCTAAAGCATTAAAGCAGAAGAACACGAATAAGAGTCTGGCTCTCAAACACATTCCATTCAAAATCCTGTAATATAAACTACTTAACTACATTTATGTATACTTTTTATGTTACTAAATGTAAAggttttggggggaaaaaaagaacattccTAAGCAAAAGTAATCAACTCCAATAATCTAATACAAAATGGTGATATACTGGGCATCTCAAAAGTGTAACATCCTTGTTGCAATTATAGGCTTTTGCGAGATAAAGACATATGatcataataaattaattatttttattgtgtcgTATATGTTGAAAATTTAACTGACAAAGAGGGAAgtgtaaaatgaacaaaaaaaaacctctgacttCTGGGTTGCAAAAGTGTGCATGCccttttaattcaaataaagcaCCTGTGATTCAATTTTAGTCTCATTTGGTTGAGTAAATCAGAAGGCTGTGTCTTTATCAAATTGTTGGCTTCACTTTCCCAATCTGGTCGATTTATTGCtcagattttctgtcagatttagtTCTGGACTTCTGTAGTTTCTTGGGTTATGATTAGTTGATCTGAATGTATGCTTGCACTTAAATAAACTAGTTATCTTTACTTTAGCGCACATTTGAAAGTTTTGGCTCAAAAATGACTGAGTTCTTTGACAAAAACCTGCTCCATTTCAAGAAAAGTGGCCTAACgaatgttatttttactgccattttttttttttttttttacctggacACGGTTTATTTTGGtgatgtgaagttttttttgtaccaAACTTGTGAACATATTGTCAGCCTGGTTTACCACTGAGCCATGTGACACCCAGTTTGGTGACATTTGCAGGAAATGATGATTGCAGTTTAAAGAAACCAGACCCTGGCAGTTTAATAGTTTATTCATTCAACAAACAGCCTGGCACCTTCTCCTTCTGCTGGTCAAATGCCCCAACACCAGCTGTTGGGGCATTTGCAGCAGCCAGACAGAAATGTTGGCAGTGTTGGATCATGCTGGCTTGAACAGCAGTTCTAGCTGGGGTTGAGATCAAGACTGCAAGCAGATCAGCCCATCTTTTCCTCTCCCAAATTCTGGAGATATTCCCCCAAATAACCC
Above is a genomic segment from Xiphophorus couchianus chromosome 20, X_couchianus-1.0, whole genome shotgun sequence containing:
- the idh3b gene encoding isocitrate dehydrogenase [NAD] subunit beta, mitochondrial isoform X2, with protein sequence MAAALRGTALALAKGLGGARLHQLVSRPLSVSASLCGSEAPPARADSTFKVTMIPGDGVGPELMTAVKDVFKAGDIPVEFDEFYISEVQNRASDERLEKLLDSMKSNRVAIKGKIHSPMENKGELESFEMKLRRTLDLFANVVRVSSLPGYSTRHNNLDLVIIREQTEGEYSSLEHESVPGVIECLKIITREKSRRIAKFAFDYATKTGRSKVTAVHKANIMKLGDGLFLQSCAEVAELYPKIKHENIIIDNCCMQLVQNPYQFDVLVMPNLYGNIIDNLAAGLVGGAGVVPGESYSAEYAVFETGARHPFAQAVGRNIANPTAMLLSAANMLRHLNLEYHSQMVSEAVKKVIKQGKVRTGDLGGYSTCDEFTRAVIANLPVIAL
- the idh3b gene encoding isocitrate dehydrogenase [NAD] subunit beta, mitochondrial isoform X1; its protein translation is MAAALRGTALALAKGLGGARLHQLVSRPLSVSASLCGSEAPPARADSTFKVTMIPGDGVGPELMTAVKDVFKAGDIPVEFDEFYISEVQNRASDERLEKLLDSMKSNRVAIKGKIHSPMENKGELESFEMKLRRTLDLFANVVRVSSLPGYSTRHNNLDLVIIREQTEGEYSSLEHESVPGVIECLKIITREKSRRIAKFAFDYATKTGRSKVTAVHKANIMKLGDGLFLQSCAEVAELYPKIKHENIIIDNCCMQLVQNPYQFDVLVMPNLYGNIIDNLAAGLVGGAGVVPGESYSAEYAVFETGARHPFAQAVGRNIANPTAMLLSAANMLRHLNLEYHSQMVSEAVKKVIKQGKVRTRDLGGYSTTGDFVQAVVENLQHPPT